In Palaemon carinicauda isolate YSFRI2023 unplaced genomic scaffold, ASM3689809v2 scaffold1292, whole genome shotgun sequence, a single window of DNA contains:
- the LOC137635474 gene encoding TATA-box-binding protein-like isoform X2 — translation MTWEQEPNVTNAVTNVQDLNFISGGMRAMTQQQQSQQHPQQQQQQQQQQQQQPPPQHQQTQQQPQQHLSSSIVSNPYDKRMWTPPSTMPGGGALTI, via the exons ATGACCTGGGAGCAGGAGCCAAATGTAACAAATGCGGTGACAAATGTTCAGGATTTGAACTTCATTTCTGGAG GCATGCGAGCTATGACCCAGCAGCAGCAATCTCAGCAACAcccacagcagcaacagcaacagcaacagcagcagcagcaacagccgcCGCCACAGCATCAGCAAACGCAGCAACAGCCCCAGCAACATTTGAGTTCCTCTATCGTTTCGAACCCCTACGACAAGAGGATGTGGACTCCTCCCTCAACCATGCCAGGGGGCGGAGCTCTCAcgatctaa